The proteins below are encoded in one region of Desulfobacterales bacterium:
- a CDS encoding GAF domain-containing protein, with product MEIKSSENTDKYLKALMDISRAINSDRYLEDILKLIVMVTAKVTGVEICSLWLIDEDKEPKELRLKATQTIDPEYVQDRVLTLNEGVVGYVAAQQQPLLIPDVLTEPRFKEKEMARKLGLKSLASVPLQVRDEKVIGVLNCFTSEYHDFTENEVNLIKAVANQAAVAIFNSELMVKTRVIQEELETRKLVERSKEVLMRRMDLSAEEAHRWIQKKSMDNRKPMRQVAEAILLSEDMY from the coding sequence ATGGAAATTAAATCTTCTGAAAATACCGATAAATATTTAAAAGCCCTGATGGATATCAGCCGGGCCATTAATTCGGATCGTTATCTGGAGGATATCCTCAAACTCATCGTTATGGTGACCGCCAAGGTCACGGGCGTTGAAATCTGCTCCCTCTGGCTGATCGATGAGGATAAGGAGCCCAAAGAGTTAAGGCTTAAAGCGACCCAGACCATTGATCCGGAATATGTTCAGGACCGGGTTCTGACCCTAAACGAAGGTGTGGTCGGTTATGTGGCCGCCCAGCAGCAGCCCCTGCTGATTCCTGATGTTCTGACGGAACCCCGGTTCAAAGAAAAGGAAATGGCCCGGAAACTGGGCCTTAAATCCCTGGCCAGCGTACCGCTTCAGGTCCGGGATGAGAAGGTGATCGGGGTGTTAAACTGTTTTACCTCGGAATACCACGACTTCACCGAAAACGAGGTGAACCTGATCAAGGCGGTGGCCAATCAGGCGGCAGTGGCCATTTTCAACTCTGAACTCATGGTCAAAACCCGGGTAATCCAGGAAGAGCTGGAAACCCGCAAACTGGTGGAGCGAAGCAAGGAAGTGCTGATGCGGCGGATGGATTTATCCGCTGAGGAAGCCCACCGGTGGATCCAGAAAAAAAGCATGGATAATAGAAAACCCATGCGCCAGGTGGCTGAGGCCATTTTACTATCTGAGGATATGTATTGA
- a CDS encoding glutamate synthase-related protein, producing the protein MRFSKNNDVLGTTNRGNPAESSLCTLCRADCQGKCETFMSSLVGRKLLYPRSFGIVTAGANNTTHVGASYNSLRIQGYAYGSHGLTAGLSRDPDDCLFTNVSLESEFGKEIKTKARMPLMTGALGSTFVAAKYWDSFAIGASLVGIPVVIGENVVGVDRESEMSKGRITKAPELDRRIDSYLRYNDGYGAIIIQMNVEDTRNGVAEYIAEKYGNKCILELKWGQGAKDIGGEIQVTSLDYAKFLKDRGYLVDPDPYKESVQEAFKHGSIRSFARHSRLGATDMDTVEAVRESFMQSVEYLRSLGFKRISLKTGSYGMEELAMAIKFAAEARLDLLTIDGSGGGTGMSPWNMMQSWGVPSLHLHAKAHEYNSILAARGEDVVDLSFAGGFALEDHIFKAIALGAPYTKLVCMGRAIMIPGFLGSNIEGALNPDRKDKVAGNWDKLPKTVGDLGSTPEEIFASYYDVQAKVGKDEMQKIPYGAIAFWTLSDKLSCGLQQLMAGARKFSLDKIARADLFSGNQETADITGIPMVTEANDESAKKILNS; encoded by the coding sequence ATGCGATTTTCAAAAAACAATGATGTGCTGGGCACAACCAACCGGGGCAACCCCGCGGAATCCAGCCTGTGCACCCTATGCCGGGCGGACTGCCAGGGCAAATGCGAAACCTTCATGTCAAGCCTTGTGGGCAGAAAACTGCTCTACCCCAGAAGCTTCGGCATTGTCACGGCCGGGGCCAACAATACCACCCATGTGGGCGCCTCCTATAATTCGCTTCGGATCCAGGGCTATGCCTACGGCTCCCACGGGCTGACCGCCGGACTATCCAGGGATCCGGATGACTGCCTGTTCACCAATGTCAGCCTGGAGTCCGAATTCGGCAAGGAAATCAAGACCAAGGCCCGGATGCCGCTGATGACCGGGGCTCTGGGATCAACCTTTGTGGCGGCCAAGTACTGGGATTCATTTGCCATCGGCGCATCCCTGGTGGGCATCCCCGTGGTTATCGGGGAAAACGTGGTGGGCGTTGACCGGGAGTCCGAGATGAGCAAGGGCAGAATCACCAAAGCCCCGGAGCTTGATCGCCGGATTGATTCCTACCTCCGCTACAACGACGGCTACGGCGCCATCATCATCCAGATGAACGTGGAGGACACCCGAAACGGCGTTGCCGAATATATCGCTGAAAAATACGGCAACAAATGCATTCTCGAGCTCAAATGGGGCCAGGGCGCCAAGGATATCGGCGGCGAAATCCAGGTGACCAGCCTGGATTACGCAAAATTCCTGAAAGACCGGGGCTACCTGGTGGATCCGGATCCTTATAAGGAATCCGTGCAGGAAGCCTTCAAACACGGCTCCATCCGGTCTTTTGCCCGCCACAGCCGCCTCGGGGCAACGGATATGGACACCGTGGAGGCGGTTCGCGAATCCTTCATGCAGAGCGTGGAGTACCTGCGCAGCCTGGGATTCAAACGCATTTCCCTAAAAACCGGCTCTTACGGCATGGAAGAGCTGGCCATGGCCATTAAATTCGCCGCTGAAGCCAGGCTTGACCTTTTGACCATTGACGGCTCCGGCGGCGGCACCGGTATGAGCCCCTGGAACATGATGCAGAGCTGGGGCGTTCCCTCGCTGCACCTGCATGCCAAAGCCCATGAATACAACAGCATTCTGGCCGCCCGCGGCGAGGACGTCGTGGACCTCTCCTTTGCCGGCGGATTCGCCCTGGAAGATCATATTTTTAAAGCCATCGCCCTGGGCGCCCCGTATACCAAGCTGGTCTGCATGGGCCGGGCCATCATGATCCCGGGTTTTCTGGGCTCAAACATCGAAGGCGCCCTGAATCCGGATCGAAAGGACAAAGTGGCCGGCAACTGGGATAAACTGCCGAAAACCGTAGGCGATCTGGGCAGTACGCCGGAAGAAATCTTTGCTTCCTATTATGATGTTCAGGCCAAGGTCGGCAAAGATGAAATGCAGAAGATCCCCTATGGGGCGATTGCCTTCTGGACCCTGTCAGACAAATTGTCCTGCGGCTTGCAGCAGCTGATGGCCGGCGCCCGAAAATTCTCCCTGGACAAGATCGCGCGGGCGGATCTTTTTTCAGGTAACCAGGAAACCGCTGATATAACGGGCATTCCCATGGTGACCGAGGCAAACGACGAGTCTGCGAAAAAGATTCTGAATTCCTAA
- a CDS encoding four helix bundle protein codes for MTLGREKLDVYRLSIGYVAWVYEKADSLNGVHRPARDQWLRASQSIPLNIAEGNGKTAEADRRRYFEIARGSALECVAIQDVLVVGKALDKMESRNRKDEIDRMAAMLSRLGGRGYQVREDQEVYSIDFDPDSDFDPDFDPDFDPDSEENESQL; via the coding sequence ATGACCCTTGGACGCGAAAAACTGGACGTCTATCGCCTTTCAATAGGCTACGTTGCATGGGTTTACGAGAAGGCCGACAGCCTGAACGGAGTCCATCGGCCCGCCCGGGATCAATGGCTTCGGGCCAGCCAGTCGATACCGCTCAATATCGCCGAAGGTAATGGCAAGACCGCGGAAGCCGACCGAAGGCGTTATTTCGAAATCGCTCGTGGCTCCGCGCTTGAGTGCGTGGCGATTCAAGATGTGCTGGTTGTCGGCAAGGCGCTGGACAAGATGGAAAGCCGGAACCGCAAGGATGAAATCGACCGTATGGCCGCGATGCTCAGCCGTCTCGGCGGAAGAGGATACCAAGTTCGAGAGGATCAGGAAGTCTACAGCATCGATTTCGATCCCGATAGCGATTTCGATCCCGATTTCGATCCCGATTTCGATCCCGATAGCGAAGAAAACGAATCCCAACTTTAG
- the thiD gene encoding bifunctional hydroxymethylpyrimidine kinase/phosphomethylpyrimidine kinase, translated as MNETRAIPSVLTIAGSDPSGGAGIQADLKAFVTTGAYGAAVITGLTAQNTMEVSGTLPVPPEFVEKQLSAVLSDIRIDVIKLGMLTSREICEVIAPFLKDRLVVCDPVMISTTGYQLIDEDTAQALISGILPIADHITPNRFELEKLYGGPAGDILAAGRELMGRFNNLDGIVLKGGHIHTDASTVTDTLLYRKNGQIQEAAESRPRYDTPNTHGTGCTFASAFASFLAQGNIPVQAFSKAVDYTNCLIGLSADIRIGHGRGPLMHHLSPAMPGHFDSGSVD; from the coding sequence ATGAATGAGACGCGGGCAATACCTTCCGTTCTGACCATTGCGGGCTCGGACCCCTCCGGCGGCGCCGGCATTCAGGCGGATCTGAAAGCGTTTGTCACGACCGGTGCATACGGGGCGGCCGTAATCACCGGCCTGACCGCCCAGAACACCATGGAGGTCTCAGGCACGCTGCCTGTGCCGCCGGAATTTGTGGAAAAGCAGCTGAGTGCGGTTTTATCCGATATCCGAATTGATGTCATCAAGCTCGGCATGCTGACCAGCCGGGAAATCTGCGAGGTGATTGCCCCGTTTTTAAAAGATCGCCTGGTGGTCTGCGATCCGGTCATGATCTCCACCACCGGCTATCAGTTAATTGATGAGGATACGGCACAGGCCCTTATAAGCGGCATCCTTCCGATAGCTGACCATATCACGCCCAACCGGTTTGAGCTGGAAAAGCTCTATGGCGGCCCTGCCGGGGACATTTTGGCGGCAGGCCGTGAACTGATGGGACGGTTTAACAATTTGGACGGAATAGTCCTTAAAGGCGGGCACATCCATACGGATGCATCGACAGTGACCGATACGCTGCTTTATCGAAAAAACGGCCAAATCCAGGAAGCGGCTGAAAGCCGGCCGCGCTATGACACACCCAATACGCACGGCACCGGCTGTACCTTTGCCTCAGCCTTTGCCTCATTTCTGGCCCAGGGAAACATTCCGGTACAGGCCTTTTCCAAAGCGGTGGATTATACGAATTGCTTGATCGGCCTATCCGCAGACATCCGCATCGGGCATGGCCGGGGGCCGCTGATGCATCACTTATCTCCCGCCATGCCCGGCCATTTTGACAGCGGATCGGTTGATTGA
- a CDS encoding four helix bundle protein has protein sequence MFCIQIEIAIGIGIEKNMTLEHEKLDVYRLSIGYVAWVYEKADSLNGVHRPARDQWLRASQSIPLNIAEGNGKTAEADRRRYFEIARSSALECAAIQDVLVVGKALDKMESRNRKDELDRMAAMLSRLGGRGYQVRKDQEVYSIDFDPDSDFDPEENESQP, from the coding sequence TTGTTCTGTATCCAAATCGAAATCGCTATCGGGATCGGGATCGAAAAAAATATGACCCTTGAACACGAAAAACTGGACGTCTATCGCCTTTCAATAGGCTACGTTGCATGGGTTTACGAGAAGGCCGACAGCCTGAACGGAGTCCATCGGCCCGCCCGGGATCAATGGCTTCGGGCCAGCCAGTCGATACCGCTCAATATCGCCGAAGGTAATGGCAAGACCGCGGAAGCCGACCGAAGGCGTTATTTCGAAATCGCTCGTAGCTCCGCGCTTGAGTGCGCGGCGATTCAAGATGTGCTGGTTGTCGGCAAGGCGCTGGACAAGATGGAAAGCCGGAACCGCAAGGATGAACTCGACCGTATGGCCGCGATGCTCAGCCGTCTCGGCGGAAGAGGATACCAAGTTCGAAAGGATCAGGAAGTCTACAGCATCGATTTCGATCCCGATAGCGATTTCGATCCCGAAGAAAACGAATCCCAACCTTAG
- a CDS encoding four helix bundle protein, with product MFCIQIEIAIGIGIEIEKNMNLGREKLDVYRLSIGYVAWVYEKADSLNGVHRPARAQWLRASQSIPLNIAEGNGKTAEADRRRYFEIARSSALECAAIQDVLVVGKALDKMESRNRKDELDRMAAMLSRLGGRGYQVREDQEVYSIDFDPDSDFDPDFDPEENESQP from the coding sequence TTGTTCTGTATCCAAATCGAAATCGCTATCGGGATCGGGATCGAAATCGAAAAAAATATGAACCTTGGACGCGAAAAACTGGACGTCTATCGCCTTTCAATAGGCTACGTTGCATGGGTTTACGAGAAGGCCGACAGCCTGAACGGAGTCCATCGGCCCGCCCGGGCTCAATGGCTTCGGGCCAGCCAGTCGATACCGCTCAATATCGCCGAAGGTAATGGCAAGACCGCGGAAGCCGACCGAAGGCGTTATTTCGAAATCGCTCGTAGCTCCGCGCTTGAGTGCGCGGCGATTCAAGATGTGCTGGTTGTCGGCAAGGCGCTGGACAAGATGGAAAGCCGGAACCGCAAGGATGAACTCGACCGTATGGCCGCGATGCTCAGCCGTCTCGGCGGAAGAGGATACCAAGTTCGAGAGGATCAGGAAGTCTACAGCATCGATTTCGATCCCGATAGCGATTTCGATCCCGATTTCGATCCCGAGGAAAACGAATCCCAACCTTAG
- a CDS encoding TatD family hydrolase, whose product MKIFDSHCHLNLGAYKKDQPAVIDRAKAADVEGMMIVGITVGESRQAVEIAERFPGCYASVGMHPHDAGDCSEDSLQNLEELAKSPAVKAWGETGLDFNRMHSPQAAQEKWFVRQLETADELDLPLIFHERDSEGRFLEILSAHYNSSRRLGVVHCFSGSADEMQAYLKMGFYIGITGILTMKTRGEPLRSLVQQVPPDRMVIETDAPFLTPAPDKNHTRRNEPAFVRTVLYKLAEVLDRDPQALADTLWANTCQLYQISEPVNTDSSEELFT is encoded by the coding sequence ATGAAAATATTTGACAGCCATTGCCACCTAAATCTGGGGGCTTATAAAAAGGACCAGCCGGCGGTCATTGACCGGGCCAAAGCGGCCGATGTAGAAGGCATGATGATTGTCGGGATTACCGTGGGCGAGTCCCGCCAGGCCGTTGAAATCGCTGAACGGTTCCCCGGCTGTTATGCCTCTGTGGGGATGCATCCCCATGATGCCGGCGACTGCTCCGAAGACAGCCTGCAAAATTTGGAAGAACTCGCCAAATCCCCGGCAGTGAAGGCATGGGGGGAGACGGGCCTTGATTTTAACCGGATGCATTCCCCGCAGGCAGCCCAGGAAAAATGGTTTGTCCGGCAGCTGGAAACGGCGGATGAACTGGACCTGCCGCTTATTTTTCATGAGCGGGATTCCGAAGGCCGGTTTCTGGAGATCCTGTCCGCCCATTACAACAGCAGCCGGCGCCTGGGGGTCGTTCACTGCTTCAGCGGTTCGGCCGATGAAATGCAGGCCTATCTAAAAATGGGCTTTTACATCGGCATCACCGGCATTCTAACCATGAAGACCCGGGGCGAGCCGCTGCGTTCCCTGGTGCAGCAGGTGCCGCCGGACCGAATGGTGATAGAAACCGACGCCCCGTTTTTGACCCCTGCACCGGATAAAAATCATACCCGACGGAATGAACCCGCATTTGTGCGGACCGTTCTTTACAAGCTGGCCGAAGTGCTGGACCGTGATCCCCAAGCCCTGGCCGACACCCTATGGGCAAACACCTGTCAGCTATATCAGATTTCCGAGCCCGTTAACACGGATTCATCTGAGGAGCTATTTACATGA
- a CDS encoding DUF933 domain-containing protein — protein sequence MKLGIIGLPVSGKTTVFEALTHEFAHTGDKSEDRLGTIHVPDERIDALSRMYQPRKTIYAQVEYLLPGKTGQKNAGDKTETAWTALRDMDALIHVVRNFRMFGLDAPAPAADCLKLDQELILSDLAVVERRLERMTAESKKGKPVDADEHELLKKAHALLEAETPLRCDPEIAAAPQLRGYAFLSAKPVLVLFNNEDEDTDLPERTDALSREECLVIRGKLEHELAQMTDEEAAELLAEFDIAASATDRLIQKSYGILGLISFFTVGEDEVKAWTIPKNTIAVEAAGAIHTDIKKGFIRAETISYEDLMEAGTMNAAKKKGTLRLEGKTYGVQDGDIINFRFNV from the coding sequence ATGAAACTCGGCATCATCGGCCTTCCGGTTTCCGGAAAAACCACCGTTTTTGAGGCGCTAACCCATGAATTCGCCCATACCGGCGATAAAAGCGAAGACCGCCTGGGCACCATTCATGTGCCGGATGAACGAATCGACGCATTAAGCCGGATGTATCAACCCAGAAAAACGATTTACGCCCAGGTGGAGTATCTTCTGCCCGGCAAAACCGGGCAGAAAAATGCGGGCGACAAAACCGAAACCGCCTGGACCGCGTTGCGGGATATGGATGCCCTGATTCACGTGGTGCGCAACTTCCGTATGTTCGGCCTGGATGCGCCCGCACCGGCGGCGGATTGTTTGAAGCTTGACCAGGAATTGATATTATCGGACCTCGCGGTGGTGGAAAGACGCCTTGAGCGGATGACAGCCGAAAGCAAGAAGGGCAAGCCGGTGGATGCCGATGAACATGAGCTTCTTAAAAAAGCCCATGCGCTGCTTGAGGCAGAAACGCCGCTGCGCTGTGATCCGGAGATTGCTGCTGCTCCTCAGCTCAGAGGCTATGCCTTTTTATCCGCCAAACCGGTATTGGTTTTATTCAACAACGAAGATGAGGACACGGACCTGCCTGAAAGAACGGATGCGTTAAGCCGGGAGGAGTGCCTGGTCATCCGGGGCAAACTTGAACATGAGCTGGCCCAGATGACAGATGAAGAGGCCGCGGAACTTCTGGCCGAATTTGATATTGCCGCCTCAGCCACGGATCGCCTCATCCAGAAGTCCTATGGCATCCTGGGGCTTATCTCCTTTTTCACCGTGGGCGAAGATGAAGTCAAGGCCTGGACCATTCCCAAGAATACCATTGCGGTGGAAGCCGCCGGCGCCATCCATACGGATATCAAAAAGGGGTTTATCCGGGCGGAAACCATTTCCTATGAGGACCTGATGGAAGCCGGCACTATGAATGCGGCCAAAAAAAAAGGGACGCTTCGCCTTGAGGGCAAAACCTATGGGGTACAGGACGGGGATATCATCAATTTCCGGTTTAATGTCTGA
- a CDS encoding HAD-IIB family hydrolase, which yields MAEKGLYVQMFSIHGLVRSEHLELGRDADTGGQVKYVIELANQLSERDEVRQVDLFTRQIKDKKVSEDYGKAIETVNDKFRIVRIRCGGLKYIRKELLWPYMDEYVDKTVKFIKKENQVPDIVHGHYADAGYVAMELAKIFGLPLVFTGHSMGRSKFQKLLNDGMTEDDIIKKYKIDHRINVEEEVIKSADLIVTSTNQEITEQYKQYDNSDIPEYRVIPPGIDITRFYPYYHDRLPEYEKSEIELYSQASVLRELDRFLMYPDKPLVLALSRPDKRKNISGLVQAFGEDQELQTMANLAIFAGIRKDIDKMEENESDVLTRMLLMMDKYDLYGKMAIPKKHDIEYEVPELYRIAAEKRGVFVNPALTEPFGLTLLEASATGLPIVATNDGGPYDIINNCQNGILVDPTNPKEITGALKTIITDYELWARYSKNGIMNVRKYYTWESHAATYMEAVSQIESKADFAAEKERAATPIGKRLACLNRFLITDIDNTLIGDSNEHLPDLIDLLEDNKSKMGFAVATGRHVSSAEAILDRHNVPRPDIVIASVGTEIYYGSDLYYDRGWETHIAHQWDRQKIVDLLSGFDFLQYQEEATQRPFKVSYDMDPGKDRLAKVHDALLKNKCRYTLIYSHEKHLDIIPYRASKGKAIRYLSYKWELPLNNLLICGDSGNDEEMLRGEPRGVVVGNYSPELDTLKGAKNIYFAKASCAGGILEAIRKYQFIEKASKKAC from the coding sequence ATGGCTGAAAAAGGTCTGTATGTACAAATGTTTAGTATTCATGGGCTGGTGCGCTCCGAGCACCTTGAGCTCGGCCGGGATGCGGATACCGGGGGCCAGGTTAAATACGTGATTGAGCTGGCCAATCAATTGAGCGAGCGCGATGAGGTGCGGCAGGTGGACTTGTTTACCCGGCAGATCAAGGACAAGAAAGTCTCGGAGGATTACGGCAAGGCCATTGAAACGGTCAATGACAAATTCCGGATCGTGCGCATCCGGTGCGGCGGCCTGAAATATATCCGCAAGGAACTGCTGTGGCCGTACATGGATGAGTACGTGGATAAGACCGTCAAATTCATCAAAAAAGAAAATCAGGTGCCGGACATCGTGCACGGCCATTACGCGGATGCCGGGTATGTGGCCATGGAACTGGCCAAGATTTTCGGCCTGCCGCTGGTTTTCACCGGGCACTCCATGGGCCGCTCCAAATTTCAGAAGCTTTTAAATGACGGTATGACCGAAGATGACATCATCAAGAAGTATAAAATCGATCACCGCATTAACGTGGAAGAAGAGGTGATTAAGAGTGCGGATCTTATCGTCACCAGCACGAACCAGGAGATCACCGAGCAGTATAAGCAATATGATAATTCGGACATTCCTGAATACCGGGTCATCCCGCCGGGCATCGACATTACCCGGTTTTACCCCTACTACCACGACCGGCTCCCGGAATATGAAAAAAGCGAGATCGAGCTGTATTCCCAGGCGTCAGTGCTGCGTGAGCTTGACCGGTTTCTCATGTATCCGGATAAACCGTTGGTACTTGCGCTTTCCCGGCCGGACAAGCGTAAGAATATTTCCGGATTGGTCCAGGCTTTTGGCGAGGATCAGGAGCTGCAGACCATGGCCAATCTGGCCATATTCGCCGGTATCCGCAAGGATATTGATAAGATGGAGGAGAATGAGAGCGATGTGCTCACGCGGATGCTCCTTATGATGGATAAGTATGACCTTTACGGCAAAATGGCGATTCCCAAGAAACATGATATTGAATATGAGGTGCCGGAGCTTTACCGGATTGCCGCGGAAAAGCGGGGGGTGTTTGTCAATCCCGCCCTGACCGAGCCCTTCGGCCTTACCCTGCTGGAGGCCTCAGCCACGGGCCTGCCGATTGTGGCGACCAATGACGGCGGCCCCTATGATATCATCAACAACTGTCAAAACGGCATTCTGGTGGACCCGACCAATCCAAAGGAAATTACCGGGGCCTTGAAAACCATTATCACCGATTATGAGCTATGGGCCCGGTATTCCAAAAACGGCATTATGAACGTCCGGAAATATTATACGTGGGAAAGCCATGCGGCCACTTACATGGAAGCGGTCAGTCAAATAGAATCCAAAGCAGATTTTGCGGCGGAAAAGGAGCGCGCGGCCACGCCCATCGGCAAGCGGCTGGCCTGTCTGAACCGTTTCTTAATCACCGACATTGACAATACCCTGATCGGTGATTCCAATGAGCATCTGCCGGATCTCATCGATCTGCTTGAAGATAACAAATCTAAAATGGGGTTTGCCGTAGCCACGGGCCGGCATGTATCCTCGGCAGAGGCGATTCTCGATCGCCATAATGTGCCCAGGCCCGATATTGTGATTGCCTCTGTGGGCACGGAAATTTATTACGGGTCGGACCTTTACTATGACCGCGGCTGGGAAACCCATATCGCCCATCAATGGGATCGTCAAAAAATTGTGGATTTGCTTTCAGGATTTGATTTTCTACAATACCAGGAGGAGGCCACCCAGCGGCCGTTTAAGGTAAGCTACGACATGGATCCCGGCAAAGACCGGCTGGCAAAAGTCCATGATGCCCTGCTTAAAAACAAGTGCCGGTATACGCTTATCTATTCGCATGAGAAGCATCTGGATATTATCCCCTACCGGGCGTCCAAGGGCAAAGCCATCCGGTATCTGAGCTATAAATGGGAGCTTCCGCTCAACAATCTCTTGATTTGCGGCGATTCGGGCAATGATGAGGAAATGCTTCGGGGCGAGCCGCGCGGGGTCGTGGTCGGCAACTACAGCCCGGAGCTGGATACCCTGAAGGGGGCCAAAAACATCTATTTTGCCAAAGCGTCCTGTGCCGGCGGAATCCTTGAGGCCATCAGGAAATATCAATTTATTGAGAAGGCCTCGAAGAAGGCGTGCTGA
- a CDS encoding carbohydrate kinase, whose amino-acid sequence MILVTGELLVDIFPDYRRIGGAPFNFAYHLKNFGMPVRFVSRLGRDAYGDEILSMLSRNRFDAADIQMDETHATGQVHVSFDRAGNPEFDIMADAAFDYIDFTPYLSLSEPPDMVYFGTLIQRTEKGCARLQGFLDSLDPQVPCFYDVNLRQGTRQPKVINHSLEKANIVKLNEDELTYINQEMLEIEEKTEAAVFSMMERYRIEVLSLTRGSEGSELFMDGRQHFYVHATNVDPIVDTVGAGDAYAAVLALGYLRGWHPGRILSHATMFSASICRIEGAVPEDTAFYQHMRNMIEGEANG is encoded by the coding sequence GTGATATTAGTTACTGGCGAGCTGTTGGTGGATATTTTCCCGGATTATCGGCGTATCGGTGGCGCCCCGTTTAATTTTGCCTATCATTTAAAAAATTTCGGCATGCCGGTGCGATTTGTCTCACGGCTCGGCCGGGATGCTTATGGGGACGAAATCCTTTCCATGTTATCGCGCAATCGGTTTGATGCAGCGGATATCCAGATGGATGAGACCCATGCCACCGGGCAGGTCCACGTCTCCTTTGACCGCGCGGGCAATCCGGAATTCGATATCATGGCGGATGCGGCCTTTGATTATATTGATTTCACCCCTTATCTGTCGCTGTCCGAGCCGCCGGACATGGTGTATTTCGGTACCCTGATCCAGCGCACCGAAAAGGGGTGCGCAAGGCTTCAGGGTTTTCTTGACAGCCTGGATCCCCAAGTTCCCTGCTTTTATGACGTCAACCTCAGGCAGGGAACCCGCCAGCCCAAGGTGATCAACCATTCCCTGGAAAAAGCCAACATCGTCAAGTTAAACGAAGACGAGCTCACCTATATCAATCAGGAGATGCTTGAGATAGAGGAGAAAACCGAGGCAGCGGTTTTTTCCATGATGGAGCGATACAGAATCGAAGTGCTCTCCTTAACCCGCGGCAGCGAGGGAAGCGAGCTGTTTATGGACGGCCGCCAGCACTTTTACGTTCATGCCACAAATGTGGATCCGATTGTGGATACGGTGGGTGCAGGCGATGCGTACGCGGCGGTCCTGGCCCTGGGCTACCTGCGCGGATGGCATCCCGGGCGGATTCTCTCCCATGCCACCATGTTTTCCGCCAGTATCTGCCGTATCGAAGGGGCTGTGCCCGAGGACACCGCATTTTATCAGCATATGCGGAATATGATCGAGGGGGAGGCCAATGGCTGA
- a CDS encoding radical SAM protein, translating into MKKTVAFAKHSVNVFFHILTQCNLNCRHCYINPAQHGSDILSLDTITQWLNLFPDENRQANLILLGGEPTLHPQLDRIILAARQMGYGSITIDTNGYLFHDILNKVGPSDVDFISFSLDGATPATNDAIRGSGCYDACLAGIRAALARGFKTSLIYTVSNENIGELEMMPPLLETLGVSRFFIQVIGIRGKSAGSGKDQLQVDRQTWMHLIPKIAEKVSKSGITATYPKVFLSPEEPFECAGQVAENYFIFPNGRVYQCPLCEDYPLHSLLITDGRLEKTGRINEADLFSLTIPEGCVMNKLVQPGNLSYQADGTPEYRIACCLLKEEVPGQN; encoded by the coding sequence ATGAAGAAAACGGTCGCGTTCGCCAAACACTCGGTCAACGTCTTTTTCCATATTTTAACCCAATGCAACCTGAACTGCCGGCACTGCTATATCAATCCCGCCCAGCACGGCAGTGACATCCTTTCCCTGGATACCATCACCCAATGGCTGAATCTGTTTCCGGATGAAAATCGCCAGGCCAACCTGATTCTTTTGGGCGGCGAACCCACGCTGCATCCGCAGCTGGATCGGATCATTCTGGCCGCCCGGCAGATGGGGTATGGCTCCATCACCATTGATACCAACGGCTATTTGTTCCATGACATTTTAAATAAAGTCGGACCTTCTGATGTGGATTTTATCAGCTTCAGTCTGGATGGGGCCACGCCGGCAACCAATGATGCCATCCGCGGCAGTGGATGCTATGATGCTTGTCTGGCAGGCATCCGGGCGGCGTTGGCGCGCGGATTTAAGACCAGCCTGATCTATACGGTGAGCAACGAAAATATCGGGGAACTCGAGATGATGCCCCCGCTGCTGGAAACACTCGGGGTCAGCCGGTTTTTTATTCAGGTGATCGGCATTCGGGGTAAATCCGCCGGGTCCGGCAAGGATCAGCTCCAGGTGGACCGCCAAACATGGATGCATCTGATCCCGAAAATTGCCGAAAAGGTTTCCAAATCGGGCATTACAGCAACCTATCCCAAAGTCTTTTTATCGCCGGAAGAGCCGTTCGAATGCGCCGGTCAGGTGGCGGAGAACTACTTTATTTTCCCCAATGGCCGGGTGTACCAGTGCCCCCTGTGCGAGGACTATCCCCTGCACAGCCTTTTAATAACGGATGGACGGCTGGAGAAAACCGGCCGGATCAATGAGGCGGATTTGTTTTCCCTGACCATTCCCGAGGGCTGCGTGATGAACAAACTGGTGCAGCCCGGAAATTTAAGTTATCAGGCCGACGGTACGCCGGAATACCGAATTGCCTGCTGCCTGCTAAAGGAAGAAGTGCCCGGCCAGAATTAG